From the Nocardiopsis changdeensis genome, one window contains:
- a CDS encoding ABC transporter substrate-binding protein, which translates to MLTACGGGGGGGGGGEVDAEFNQAETEMVNPSDQTGGTLRYAISSDFDSPDPGNTYYAFSWNFTRYYARTLLTYTEAPGEEGTQLQPDLAEAMPEANEDSTEWTVRLKPGLKYEDGTEITAQDVKYAIARSNFGDQALPNGPKYFQQLLADSEDYEGPYATDGDPLEGFDGIETPDDHTLVFHLNESFSEFPYILIQPQTAPVPPDADRGEQYQSRVVSSGPYKFDGEYRPGVSLNLVRNDQWDASTDPTRRALPDRIEVQLGVDQNEIDQRLVNGELDVDLGGVGVGPAMRGTLITDEARRASVDNPQTNTLRYVNINTVVEPLNNLACREAVMFAADRDALHRAWGGETGGDIATQIMPSALAGADPSIDPYPSDDNKGDLDRAREKLEECGHPDGFSTSIGARADRPSDVSTAEAVQQALARVGIEVEIKQYPSDTYTNTQAGSPDFVHENDLGLTVYGWAPDWATGYGFMSKILDGDAIQDAGNANISEFDDDQVNGWFDEVVTVEDPEERASIYTQIDQRAMEQAVILPAVFERTVMYRPPNLTNVYYHAGYSMYDYMSLGTTNS; encoded by the coding sequence ATGCTGACCGCGTGCGGCGGCGGGGGCGGAGGCGGCGGAGGAGGGGAGGTCGACGCGGAGTTCAACCAGGCCGAGACGGAGATGGTCAACCCGTCCGACCAGACCGGCGGCACCCTCCGGTACGCCATCTCCTCGGACTTCGACTCCCCGGACCCGGGCAACACCTACTACGCGTTCAGCTGGAACTTCACCCGCTACTACGCGCGCACCCTGCTCACCTACACCGAGGCCCCGGGGGAGGAGGGCACCCAGCTCCAGCCCGACCTGGCCGAGGCCATGCCCGAGGCCAACGAGGACTCCACCGAGTGGACCGTCCGCCTCAAGCCGGGGCTCAAGTACGAGGACGGGACGGAGATCACCGCCCAGGACGTCAAGTACGCGATCGCCCGCAGCAACTTCGGCGACCAGGCCCTGCCCAACGGTCCCAAGTACTTCCAGCAGCTGCTGGCGGACAGCGAGGACTACGAGGGGCCCTACGCCACCGACGGGGACCCGCTCGAGGGCTTCGACGGCATCGAGACGCCGGACGACCACACCCTGGTCTTCCACCTCAACGAGAGCTTCTCGGAGTTCCCCTACATCCTCATCCAGCCGCAGACCGCGCCGGTGCCGCCCGACGCCGACCGCGGCGAGCAGTACCAGAGCCGGGTGGTCTCCTCCGGGCCGTACAAGTTCGACGGGGAGTACCGGCCGGGCGTGTCCCTGAACCTGGTCCGCAACGACCAGTGGGACGCCTCGACCGACCCCACCCGCCGGGCGCTGCCCGACCGCATCGAGGTGCAGCTGGGCGTCGACCAGAACGAGATCGACCAGCGCCTGGTCAACGGCGAGCTGGACGTGGACCTGGGCGGTGTCGGCGTGGGGCCGGCGATGCGCGGCACCCTCATCACCGACGAGGCCCGGCGCGCCAGTGTCGACAACCCGCAGACCAACACCCTGCGCTACGTCAACATCAACACCGTGGTCGAGCCGCTGAACAACCTGGCCTGCCGCGAGGCGGTCATGTTCGCCGCCGACCGGGACGCCCTGCACCGGGCCTGGGGCGGTGAGACCGGTGGGGACATCGCCACCCAGATCATGCCCTCGGCCCTGGCCGGCGCCGACCCGAGCATCGACCCGTACCCGTCCGACGACAACAAGGGCGACCTGGACAGGGCCCGGGAGAAGCTGGAGGAGTGCGGGCACCCGGACGGGTTCTCCACCTCCATCGGCGCCCGCGCCGACCGGCCCTCGGACGTGAGCACCGCCGAGGCCGTCCAGCAGGCGCTGGCCCGGGTGGGCATCGAGGTCGAGATCAAGCAGTACCCGTCCGACACCTACACCAACACCCAGGCCGGATCCCCGGACTTCGTCCACGAGAACGACCTGGGGCTCACGGTGTACGGCTGGGCCCCGGACTGGGCCACCGGCTACGGGTTCATGAGCAAGATCCTGGACGGCGACGCCATCCAGGACGCGGGCAACGCGAACATCTCCGAGTTCGACGACGACCAGGTCAACGGCTGGTTCGACGAGGTCGTCACGGTCGAGGACCCCGAGGAGCGCGCCTCGATCTACACGCAGATCGACCAGCGGGCCATGGAGCAGGCGGTCATCCTGCCCGCGGTGTTCGAGCGCACCGTGATGTACCGGCCGCCGAACCTGACCAACGTGTACTACCACGCCGGCTACAGCATGTACGACTACATGTCCTTGGGCACCACCAACAGCTGA
- a CDS encoding TetR/AcrR family transcriptional regulator: protein MSRNYAGLSRERIILEALHIIAGRGLGGLSMRRLGDALEVEAMAIYHHFPLGKEQLFNAIAAYVTSPGATGDALPEETDDQDGGEPQEDGAEEADTRPWDERLASWADGYRARLLEYSGALSLLVHRAPATPADAAARALVHRAFTDAGVPEGDLDRAADALYAHCLGAVVHQVRHQDDEDAPDAEEAAARFHYGLRALLRGLAA from the coding sequence GTGAGCAGGAACTACGCGGGGCTCAGCCGGGAGCGCATCATCCTGGAGGCGCTCCACATCATCGCCGGGCGCGGGCTGGGCGGGCTGTCCATGCGGCGGCTGGGCGACGCCCTGGAGGTGGAGGCCATGGCCATCTACCACCACTTCCCCCTGGGCAAGGAGCAGCTCTTCAACGCCATCGCCGCCTACGTGACCTCCCCCGGCGCCACCGGCGACGCCCTCCCGGAGGAGACCGACGACCAGGACGGCGGGGAGCCGCAGGAGGACGGCGCCGAGGAGGCCGACACCCGCCCCTGGGACGAGCGCCTGGCCTCCTGGGCCGACGGGTACCGCGCCCGGCTGCTGGAGTACTCCGGCGCCCTGTCCCTGCTGGTGCACCGCGCCCCCGCCACCCCCGCCGACGCCGCCGCCCGCGCGCTGGTCCACCGCGCCTTCACCGACGCCGGGGTGCCCGAGGGCGACCTCGACCGCGCCGCCGACGCCCTGTACGCCCACTGCCTGGGGGCCGTCGTCCACCAGGTCCGCCACCAGGACGACGAGGACGCCCCCGACGCGGAGGAGGCCGCCGCCCGCTTCCACTACGGGCTGCGGGCCCTGCTGCGCGGACTCGCGGCCTGA
- the pgi gene encoding glucose-6-phosphate isomerase — MPATPLPRAEDTGERAGTAPALDRRDEWAALGAHRERLAGTHLRDLFEADPARADRFTLDVGGLHADYSKNLVTDETLRLLADLAGATRVAGLRDAMLRGDHVNLTEDRAALHTALRAPRSAVIEVDGRNVVPEVHEVLDRMAEFADRVRSRRWLGHTGQPVRRVVNIGIGGSDLGPAMAYEALRPYSDRGLEFRFVSNVDGADLHEALVDADPATTLFVISSKTFTTIETITNATAARRWLVEGLGAEEAVSRHFVAVSTNAEEVARFGIDTGHMFGFWDWVGGRYSYDSAIGLSLMVAIGPERFREMLAGFHLMDTHFATAPVERNLPFLLGLLGVWYGGFWEAESHAVLPYSHHMSRFAAYLQQLDMESNGKSVQRDGRPVGWATGPIVWGTPGTNGQHAYFQLLHQGTRFVPADLIGFAEPAPDLPETLVPQHDLLMANMFAQGQALAFGKTAEEVAGEGVPAGLVPHRTFAGNRPTTTILAERLSPSVLGQLVALYEHKVFVQGAVWNINSFDQWGVQLGKVLAKRVEPALTEGARVEGLDASTAGLVARYRTLRGR, encoded by the coding sequence ATGCCTGCCACACCCCTCCCCCGCGCAGAGGACACCGGAGAACGGGCCGGGACGGCCCCGGCCCTGGACCGCAGGGACGAGTGGGCGGCCCTGGGCGCGCACCGCGAACGGCTGGCCGGCACCCACCTGCGCGACCTGTTCGAGGCCGACCCCGCCCGCGCCGACCGGTTCACCCTCGACGTCGGCGGCCTGCACGCCGACTACTCCAAGAACCTCGTCACCGACGAGACCCTGCGCCTGCTGGCCGACCTGGCCGGGGCGACCCGGGTCGCCGGGCTGCGCGACGCCATGCTGCGCGGCGACCACGTCAACCTCACCGAGGACCGGGCCGCGCTGCACACCGCGCTGCGCGCGCCCCGCTCGGCGGTGATCGAGGTGGACGGCCGGAACGTGGTCCCCGAGGTGCACGAGGTCCTGGACCGGATGGCGGAGTTCGCCGACCGGGTGCGGTCCCGGCGCTGGCTCGGCCACACCGGGCAGCCGGTGCGGAGGGTCGTCAACATCGGCATCGGCGGCTCCGACCTGGGCCCGGCCATGGCCTACGAGGCGCTGCGGCCCTACAGCGACCGGGGCCTGGAGTTCCGGTTCGTGTCCAACGTCGACGGCGCCGACCTGCACGAGGCGCTGGTGGACGCCGACCCCGCCACCACCCTGTTCGTCATCTCCTCCAAGACCTTCACCACGATCGAGACCATCACCAACGCCACCGCGGCCCGCCGGTGGCTGGTGGAGGGCCTGGGCGCGGAGGAGGCCGTCTCCCGGCACTTCGTGGCGGTCTCCACCAACGCCGAGGAGGTGGCCCGGTTCGGGATCGACACCGGGCACATGTTCGGCTTCTGGGACTGGGTGGGCGGCCGCTACTCCTACGACTCGGCCATCGGCCTGTCGCTGATGGTCGCCATCGGCCCGGAGCGGTTCCGGGAGATGCTCGCCGGGTTCCACCTGATGGACACCCACTTCGCGACGGCGCCGGTCGAGCGCAACCTGCCGTTCCTGCTGGGGCTGCTCGGCGTCTGGTACGGCGGGTTCTGGGAGGCCGAGAGCCACGCGGTGCTGCCCTACAGCCACCACATGTCCCGCTTCGCCGCCTACCTCCAGCAGCTGGACATGGAGTCCAACGGCAAGTCGGTGCAGCGCGACGGGCGGCCGGTCGGGTGGGCGACCGGGCCGATCGTGTGGGGCACCCCGGGCACCAACGGCCAGCACGCGTACTTCCAGCTGCTGCACCAGGGCACCCGGTTCGTGCCCGCCGACCTCATCGGGTTCGCCGAGCCGGCGCCCGACCTGCCCGAGACCCTGGTGCCCCAGCACGACCTGCTGATGGCCAACATGTTCGCCCAGGGCCAGGCGCTGGCCTTCGGCAAGACCGCGGAAGAGGTCGCCGGGGAGGGGGTTCCGGCCGGGCTGGTCCCGCACCGCACCTTCGCCGGGAACCGCCCCACCACCACCATCCTGGCCGAGCGGCTCAGCCCATCGGTGCTGGGGCAGCTGGTGGCCCTGTACGAGCACAAGGTGTTCGTGCAGGGGGCGGTGTGGAACATCAACTCCTTCGACCAGTGGGGCGTGCAGCTGGGCAAGGTGCTGGCCAAGCGGGTCGAGCCGGCGCTGACCGAGGGGGCGCGGGTGGAGGGGCTGGACGCCTCCACGGCCGGGCTGGTGGCCCGGTACCGCACCCTGCGCGGACGCTGA
- a CDS encoding ABC transporter permease yields MLTYILRRLGAGLLLLAVVTMVTFGIFYVVPKWAGRTTEQLATMYVGRAPTPEAIQATIDRLGLDKPVIVQFGEFVRGIFFGAEYRFGRDTIECAAPCFGYSFQTYQEVFPEIVSRLPVTFSLALGAGIIWLVGGIAVGVVSAVWKGSLFDRIAMAIALAGVSLPIFFTGLLVLAFPVHAWGWFQTPRYVPLTQDPLGWAAGMFLPWLTLAFLHAAMYARQTRAGMLEVLSEDYIRTARAKGLSERKVVLKHALRPTLTPIVTIFGLDLGLVLGGAVLTEQVFSLNGIGRYAVNAITQSDLPVILGVTLFGAFFIVVCNLVVDLIYPLIDPRVRVH; encoded by the coding sequence TTGCTGACCTACATCCTGCGCCGCTTGGGCGCCGGTCTGCTGCTCCTGGCCGTGGTCACCATGGTCACCTTCGGCATCTTCTACGTCGTGCCCAAGTGGGCCGGCCGAACCACCGAGCAGCTGGCGACCATGTACGTGGGACGGGCGCCCACCCCCGAGGCGATCCAGGCGACCATCGACCGGCTGGGGCTGGACAAGCCGGTCATCGTGCAGTTCGGCGAGTTCGTGCGCGGGATCTTCTTCGGCGCCGAGTACCGGTTCGGCCGGGACACCATCGAGTGCGCCGCGCCCTGCTTCGGCTACTCCTTCCAGACCTACCAGGAGGTCTTCCCCGAGATCGTCTCCCGGCTGCCGGTCACGTTCTCACTGGCCCTGGGGGCGGGCATCATCTGGCTGGTCGGCGGCATCGCCGTCGGCGTGGTCTCGGCGGTGTGGAAAGGCAGCCTCTTCGACCGGATCGCGATGGCGATCGCCCTGGCCGGGGTCTCCCTGCCGATCTTCTTCACCGGCCTGCTGGTGCTGGCCTTCCCGGTGCACGCCTGGGGCTGGTTCCAGACCCCGCGCTACGTCCCCCTCACCCAGGACCCGCTGGGCTGGGCCGCGGGCATGTTCCTCCCGTGGCTGACCCTGGCCTTCCTGCACGCCGCCATGTACGCGCGCCAGACCCGCGCGGGCATGCTGGAGGTGCTGAGCGAGGACTACATCCGTACCGCCCGGGCCAAGGGGCTGAGCGAGCGCAAGGTGGTGCTCAAGCACGCCCTGCGGCCCACCCTGACGCCGATCGTGACGATCTTCGGCCTGGACCTGGGGCTGGTCCTGGGCGGCGCGGTCCTGACCGAGCAGGTGTTCTCCCTCAACGGCATCGGGCGCTACGCGGTGAACGCCATCACCCAGAGCGACCTGCCCGTGATCCTGGGCGTGACCCTGTTCGGCGCGTTCTTCATCGTCGTGTGCAACCTGGTCGTCGACCTGATCTACCCGCTCATCGACCCGCGCGTGCGGGTCCACTAG
- a CDS encoding sporulation protein: MVLKRLLAGIGFGGASVETHLDSASTRPGGTVRGTVLVEGGNVEQEVEELTVGLQAAVESEIGDSEVTSHMEFHRVRLGGRTGLVPGQRFEVPFELPVPWEAPVTSLGGQRLYGMNLGVNTRLAVAGAVDPGDLDPVAIEPLPAQQAVLLALDSLGFRFKKADLERGRIARTRQRLPFYQEIEYYAPSRYRGLNQLELSFVADEHGMDVVLELDKKPGLFTEGRDTFKSFNVTHEQAAAMDWSRELDRWIDALAGRRDLF, from the coding sequence ATGGTTCTCAAGCGTCTGCTCGCCGGCATCGGTTTCGGCGGGGCCTCGGTCGAGACCCACCTGGACTCGGCGTCCACCCGTCCCGGCGGCACGGTGCGCGGCACCGTCCTGGTCGAGGGCGGGAACGTCGAGCAGGAGGTCGAGGAGCTCACCGTGGGCCTGCAGGCCGCGGTCGAGTCCGAGATCGGTGACAGCGAGGTCACCTCCCACATGGAGTTCCACCGGGTCCGGCTGGGCGGGCGGACCGGCCTGGTCCCCGGACAGCGGTTCGAGGTCCCCTTCGAGCTGCCCGTGCCCTGGGAGGCCCCCGTCACGTCCCTGGGCGGCCAGCGGCTGTACGGCATGAACCTCGGCGTCAACACGCGCCTGGCCGTCGCGGGCGCCGTCGACCCCGGCGACCTGGACCCGGTGGCGATCGAGCCGCTGCCCGCCCAGCAGGCGGTGCTGCTCGCGCTGGACTCCCTGGGCTTCCGGTTCAAGAAGGCCGACCTGGAGCGCGGGCGCATCGCCCGCACCCGCCAGCGGCTGCCCTTCTACCAGGAGATCGAGTACTACGCCCCGAGCCGCTACCGGGGCCTGAACCAGCTGGAGCTGTCGTTCGTCGCCGATGAGCACGGCATGGACGTGGTCCTGGAGCTGGACAAGAAGCCGGGGCTGTTCACCGAGGGGCGCGACACCTTCAAGAGCTTCAACGTCACCCACGAGCAGGCGGCCGCGATGGACTGGAGCCGGGAGCTGGACCGGTGGATCGACGCCCTGGCCGGGCGCCGCGACCTCTTCTGA
- a CDS encoding GntR family transcriptional regulator has translation MAEFIRVDPTSKVPPYEQIRTTVAMAAAAGELPVGYRLPTVRALAGDLSVAVNTVARAYRELEQAGVVETRGRSGTFIAAAGDDQRAEALAAARAYAEVISRVGLDHDEAVDILRAALDSARPTG, from the coding sequence ATGGCGGAGTTCATCCGCGTCGACCCGACGTCGAAGGTACCGCCCTATGAGCAGATCCGGACGACCGTGGCGATGGCGGCCGCCGCAGGGGAGCTCCCGGTCGGCTACCGGCTGCCGACGGTACGGGCGCTGGCCGGGGACCTGTCGGTGGCGGTCAACACCGTGGCCCGCGCCTACCGCGAACTGGAGCAGGCCGGGGTCGTCGAGACCCGGGGCCGCTCGGGCACCTTCATCGCGGCCGCGGGGGACGACCAGCGTGCGGAGGCGCTGGCGGCCGCCCGCGCCTACGCCGAGGTGATCTCCCGGGTGGGGCTGGACCACGACGAGGCCGTGGACATCCTGCGCGCCGCGCTGGACTCCGCCCGGCCCACGGGCTGA
- a CDS encoding ion transporter: MTLRQRVRTIVDASWFQGTVVTLILVNGVILGVETSPRIMEEHGTLLHGIDLCILALFVVELLLRIYAHRAEFFRDPWSWFDLVIVGIALLPTSGPFSVLRVLRVLRVLRLLSVIPSLRHVVAGLFRALPGMLSILFLVILLLYVAAVMATRLFADVSPQYFADLPTSLFTLFQIATADGWGTIAKDVMEHMPMAWVFFVVFVLVSTLVALNLFIAVAVEALEKDDDRPGGGGEGPVGGGRAGPDGEGPDGQRLILAELRALRAEVAQLRREREEVGRG; this comes from the coding sequence GTGACACTGCGCCAACGGGTCCGCACGATCGTCGACGCCTCCTGGTTCCAGGGCACCGTCGTCACCCTCATCCTCGTCAACGGCGTCATCCTCGGTGTGGAGACCTCGCCCCGGATCATGGAGGAGCACGGAACGCTCCTGCACGGCATCGACCTGTGCATCCTGGCGCTGTTCGTGGTCGAACTGCTGCTGCGGATCTACGCCCACCGGGCGGAGTTCTTCCGCGACCCGTGGAGCTGGTTCGACCTGGTGATCGTGGGCATCGCCCTGCTGCCCACCTCCGGGCCGTTCTCGGTCCTGCGGGTGCTGCGCGTGCTGCGGGTCCTGCGGCTGCTCTCGGTCATCCCCAGCCTGCGCCACGTCGTCGCCGGGCTGTTCCGGGCGCTGCCCGGCATGCTGTCGATCCTGTTCCTGGTCATCCTGCTGCTGTACGTGGCGGCGGTGATGGCCACCCGGCTGTTCGCCGACGTGTCCCCGCAGTACTTCGCCGACCTGCCCACCTCGCTGTTCACGCTGTTCCAGATCGCCACCGCCGACGGGTGGGGCACCATCGCCAAGGACGTCATGGAGCACATGCCGATGGCGTGGGTCTTCTTCGTCGTCTTCGTGCTGGTGTCGACACTGGTCGCCCTGAACCTGTTCATCGCCGTGGCAGTGGAGGCGCTGGAGAAGGACGACGACCGGCCCGGGGGCGGCGGCGAGGGCCCGGTCGGCGGCGGCCGCGCCGGCCCCGACGGCGAGGGGCCCGACGGGCAGCGCCTCATCCTCGCCGAGCTGCGCGCACTGCGCGCCGAGGTGGCACAGCTGCGCCGCGAGCGCGAGGAGGTCGGCCGGGGCTGA
- a CDS encoding FadR/GntR family transcriptional regulator, whose product MDDRTPVTQRAVERIKKMIASGEVGPGQRLPTERDLAARLDISRSSMREAIRSLTTLGVLEARHGAGVYVTALRPADLLETFSVLAEVSRGDTLLEVLQVRRMIEPAATALAAARATDDDLRRIGTLLDRIDGAPATEAETVTADLDFHQAIVASTGNATLAAVSQGLSSRTFNARVWAGHREAGFTDELREDHRRIHEALLARDPDAARAAATVHVMRVERWLAADLADRDGAPGA is encoded by the coding sequence ATGGACGACCGGACCCCGGTCACCCAGCGGGCCGTCGAGCGCATCAAAAAGATGATCGCCTCCGGCGAGGTCGGCCCCGGCCAGCGCCTGCCCACCGAACGCGACCTCGCCGCCCGCCTGGACATCTCCCGCAGCTCCATGCGCGAGGCCATCCGCTCCCTCACCACCCTGGGCGTCCTGGAGGCCCGCCACGGGGCCGGCGTCTACGTCACCGCCCTGCGCCCCGCCGACCTGTTGGAGACCTTCTCCGTACTGGCCGAGGTCTCCCGCGGCGACACCCTCCTGGAGGTCCTCCAGGTCCGCCGGATGATCGAGCCCGCCGCCACCGCCCTGGCCGCCGCCCGCGCCACCGACGACGACCTGAGGCGCATCGGCACGCTCCTGGACCGCATCGACGGCGCCCCCGCGACCGAGGCCGAGACGGTCACCGCCGACCTGGACTTCCACCAGGCCATCGTCGCCAGCACCGGCAACGCCACCCTGGCCGCCGTCAGCCAGGGCCTGTCGTCGCGGACCTTCAACGCCCGGGTGTGGGCCGGGCACCGCGAGGCCGGGTTCACCGACGAACTGCGCGAGGACCACCGGCGCATCCACGAGGCCCTGCTGGCCCGCGACCCCGACGCGGCCCGCGCCGCCGCAACCGTCCACGTCATGCGGGTGGAGCGCTGGCTCGCCGCCGACCTGGCCGACCGCGACGGGGCCCCGGGGGCCTGA
- a CDS encoding ABC transporter ATP-binding protein, which translates to MSESAPEPVVRVDDLRVAFPTMDGDIQAVDGLSFEVPAGGGLGIVGESGSGKSVTSLALMGLHRGSRAKITGAIEVAGKDVNKLTDGQLRAMRGNDIAMVFQDPMQSLHPQYTIGNQLVEALLVHRPGVSKTEARKHAAEALDRVGIPFPAKRINSYPHEFSGGMRQRVVIAMGLMCDPKVLLADEPTTALDVTVQARILDLLDELRRDLGMALILVSHDLAVVAGSVDEVVVMRHGVAVERGDVRTVLSAPEHPYTQALLAAVPRVEVSRAQRRAQDRADRAERERGEQRAAGAVTGETPGREGFAAFTPKEPEGGREALLTVSGVGQRFKVRGGMWGRSTDFWAVKGVSFDLYKGETLGIVGESGSGKSTLSRMVMRLLEPTEGTVVFEGRDITHIAEHRMRPLRRDVQMVFQNPYSSLNPRVTVGDAIGTALRVQGERDTKKIKREVQELLDRVGLQPNHYNRFPHAFSGGQRQRIAIARALILKPKLIICDEPVSALDVSTQDQVLRLLSELQDDFGLTYIFVAHDLAVVRQVSDRVAVMRKGEIVELGDSDSIYENPQSDYTRQLLNAAPVLDPDQARELRAERVRERADGA; encoded by the coding sequence ATGAGCGAATCCGCACCCGAGCCCGTCGTCCGCGTGGACGACCTGCGGGTGGCGTTCCCGACCATGGACGGCGATATCCAGGCGGTGGACGGGCTGTCCTTCGAGGTGCCCGCCGGGGGAGGGCTGGGCATCGTGGGCGAGTCGGGCTCGGGCAAGAGCGTGACCTCGCTGGCCCTGATGGGCCTGCACCGCGGCAGCCGGGCGAAGATCACCGGCGCCATCGAGGTGGCCGGGAAGGACGTCAACAAGCTGACCGACGGGCAGCTGCGGGCGATGCGCGGCAACGACATCGCGATGGTCTTCCAGGACCCGATGCAGTCGCTGCACCCGCAGTACACCATCGGCAACCAGCTGGTCGAGGCGCTGCTCGTGCACCGGCCGGGCGTGTCCAAGACGGAGGCCCGCAAACACGCGGCCGAAGCGCTGGACCGGGTCGGCATCCCCTTCCCGGCCAAGCGGATCAATTCGTATCCGCACGAGTTCTCCGGTGGTATGCGCCAGCGTGTGGTGATCGCGATGGGGTTGATGTGCGATCCCAAGGTGCTGCTGGCCGATGAGCCGACGACGGCGCTGGATGTGACGGTGCAGGCGCGCATCCTGGACCTGTTGGACGAGCTGCGCCGGGATCTGGGGATGGCCCTGATCCTGGTCTCGCACGACCTGGCCGTGGTGGCGGGGTCGGTGGACGAGGTCGTGGTGATGCGCCACGGTGTGGCGGTGGAGCGCGGGGACGTGCGCACGGTGCTGTCGGCGCCGGAGCACCCCTACACGCAGGCGCTGCTGGCGGCGGTGCCGCGGGTGGAGGTCTCCCGGGCCCAGCGCCGCGCCCAGGACCGCGCCGACCGGGCCGAGCGCGAGCGCGGGGAGCAGCGGGCCGCGGGCGCGGTCACCGGGGAGACCCCGGGGCGGGAGGGGTTCGCGGCGTTCACGCCCAAGGAGCCCGAGGGCGGGCGGGAGGCCCTGCTCACGGTCTCGGGGGTGGGCCAGCGCTTCAAGGTGCGCGGCGGGATGTGGGGGCGTTCCACCGACTTCTGGGCCGTAAAGGGCGTCTCCTTCGACCTGTACAAGGGCGAGACGCTGGGGATCGTGGGCGAGTCGGGCTCGGGCAAGAGCACGCTGTCGCGGATGGTCATGCGCCTGCTGGAGCCGACCGAGGGCACCGTCGTGTTCGAGGGGCGGGATATCACCCACATCGCCGAACACCGGATGCGTCCGTTGCGGCGTGATGTGCAGATGGTGTTCCAGAACCCGTACTCGTCGCTGAACCCGCGTGTGACGGTGGGCGACGCGATCGGGACGGCGCTGCGGGTGCAGGGCGAGCGCGACACCAAGAAGATCAAGCGCGAGGTGCAGGAGCTGCTGGACCGGGTCGGGCTCCAGCCGAACCACTACAACCGGTTCCCGCACGCGTTCTCGGGCGGTCAGCGCCAGCGGATCGCGATCGCGCGGGCGCTGATCCTCAAGCCCAAGCTGATCATCTGCGACGAGCCGGTGTCGGCGCTGGACGTGTCCACCCAGGACCAGGTGCTGCGGCTGCTGTCGGAGCTGCAGGACGACTTCGGGCTGACCTACATCTTCGTGGCCCACGACCTGGCGGTGGTGCGCCAGGTCAGCGACCGGGTCGCGGTGATGCGCAAGGGCGAGATCGTGGAGCTGGGCGACAGCGACTCCATCTACGAGAACCCGCAGAGCGACTACACCCGCCAACTGCTCAACGCCGCACCCGTGCTCGACCCGGACCAGGCGCGCGAGCTGCGCGCCGAGCGGGTCCGCGAGCGCGCCGACGGGGCCTGA
- a CDS encoding ABC transporter permease has protein sequence MTAPMDVPESSQHAEPEAVAAGAKNAAGRSLRQIAWQRFRKDKVGMAGGIVVILLILVAVFAPLLTAWFGYPPNQFNQQLVDPLTGGVLRDPENPALGLDPWGGISADHLLGVEPVNGRDLFSRIVYGARTSLLVATVATLVCVVIGTVLGVVAGYFGGWVDTVISRAMDIFLAFPLLLFAIALVGVIPDGAFGLTGNGLRIGVLIFIIGFFNWPYIGRIVRGQTLTLKEREFVEAARSLGAGSAHIVFKEILPNLVTPILVYSTLLIPTNILFEAALSFLGVGINPPTATWGGMLENALRFYTTSPHFVIIPGLAIFVTVLAFNLFGDGLRDAFDPRSSD, from the coding sequence ATGACCGCGCCGATGGACGTGCCCGAGTCGTCCCAGCACGCCGAGCCCGAAGCCGTGGCCGCGGGGGCGAAGAACGCCGCCGGCCGCTCGCTGCGCCAGATCGCCTGGCAGAGGTTCCGCAAGGACAAGGTCGGCATGGCCGGCGGCATCGTCGTCATCCTGCTCATCCTCGTCGCGGTCTTCGCCCCGCTGCTGACCGCCTGGTTCGGCTATCCGCCCAACCAGTTCAACCAGCAGCTCGTCGACCCCCTCACCGGCGGCGTCCTGCGCGACCCCGAGAACCCCGCCCTGGGCCTGGACCCGTGGGGCGGGATCAGCGCCGACCACCTCCTGGGCGTCGAGCCCGTCAACGGCCGCGACCTGTTCAGCCGCATCGTCTACGGCGCCCGCACCTCGCTGCTGGTCGCCACCGTCGCCACCCTCGTGTGCGTCGTCATCGGGACCGTCCTGGGCGTCGTGGCGGGGTACTTCGGCGGCTGGGTCGACACCGTCATCAGCCGGGCCATGGACATCTTCCTGGCCTTCCCGCTGCTGCTCTTCGCCATCGCCCTGGTCGGCGTCATCCCCGACGGGGCCTTCGGCCTCACCGGCAACGGGCTGCGCATCGGCGTGCTGATCTTCATCATCGGGTTCTTCAACTGGCCCTACATCGGGCGCATCGTGCGCGGGCAGACCCTCACCCTCAAGGAGCGCGAGTTCGTCGAGGCCGCCCGCAGCCTGGGCGCGGGCAGCGCGCACATCGTGTTCAAGGAGATCCTGCCCAACCTCGTCACCCCGATCCTCGTCTACTCCACCCTGCTCATCCCCACCAACATCCTGTTCGAGGCGGCCCTGAGCTTCCTGGGCGTGGGCATCAACCCGCCCACGGCCACCTGGGGCGGCATGCTGGAGAACGCGCTGCGCTTCTACACGACGTCGCCGCACTTCGTGATCATCCCGGGTCTGGCCATCTTCGTCACCGTGCTCGCGTTCAACCTGTTCGGCGACGGCCTGCGGGACGCCTTCGACCCGCGCTCCTCCGACTGA